Proteins encoded in a region of the Anopheles aquasalis chromosome 2, idAnoAquaMG_Q_19, whole genome shotgun sequence genome:
- the LOC126581232 gene encoding zinc finger and SCAN domain-containing protein 12-like, whose amino-acid sequence MKNNSSARCRLCLSTDQEQYSIIYDQHEPERLADIIYLCFGIRIGRNDGITQVICDPCRMDVIHFYDFRKRCLAADTVLRNERDELGLKSCSPLNNTGPGEDALDIIESSGWEDHDHVEGTTIEEAPAPEVQDDCVVLEAPVAENYLETDELICELPDEGDPIVEGRLETDETLEEVEFLIESDELQALNDDEDSNIVTDAQCNAPSETFAEAESELQTLNSDDDSDELSDARSNSPLEPYAEAACEDFLRFVCCGCNATEFNSQEELDAHRNERHQRYRVRDCTIRPFECDKCFKRFIKEKHLAHHQERPFRKRRFVCVSCGLAYFTNTAMLRHEKLCLGKEKKTPCTLCGKQFRGRISILNHMRIHQQDKVYPCTVCGKTFKSKWAVPIHMVTHSTEQPFRCDICPAKFKREASMKTHERRHANPLPHKCDFCDESFNNNAARKYHRLTVHEGLDPYRCEECGISYKRKLMLKHHMERVHGHQAR is encoded by the exons atgaagaacaaCTCATCTGCTAGGTGCCGTCTTTGCCTGAGTACCGACCAAGAACAATACAGCATCATCTACGATCAACACGAGCCTGAGAGGCTCGCGGACATCATTTATCTCTGCTTCGGCATAAGG ATTGGAAGAAATGATGGAATCACACAGGTCATTTGTGACCCCTGCCGGATGGATGTTATTCATTTCTACGATTTTCGAAAACGCTGCTTAGCCGCAGACACGGTTCTACGCAACGAGCGCGACGAGCTAGGTCTGAAATCCTGTTCACCGCTAAACAACACTGGACCAGGAGAAGATGCACTCGATATCATTGAATCGTCTGGATGGGAGGATCATGATCATGTGGAAGGTACAACAATTGAAGAGGCCCCAGCACCTGAGGTACAGGACGACTGTGTGGTACTTGAGGCTCCAGTTGCAGAGAATTACCTGGAAACGGATGAACTGATCTGTGAATTGCCGGACGAAGGAGACCCTATCGTCGAAGGAAGATTAGAGACGGACGAAACTCTGGAGGAAGtggaatttttaattgaatcggACGAGTTGCAAGCGCTAAACGACGATGAGGACTCCAACATAGTCACTGACGCGCAGTGTAACGCCCCATCGGAAACGTTTGCCGAGGCTGAATCTGAGCTGCAAACGCTAAACAGTGATGACGATTCCGACGAGCTGAGCGATGCCCGCAGTAATTCCCCATTGGAACCTTATGCCGAGGCAGCATGCGAAGATTTCCTGCGATTTGTGTGCTGCGGTTGTAATGCAACCGAATTCAACAGCCAAGAGGAACTAGACGCACATAGGAATGAGAGGCATCAAAGGTACCGCGTCCGGGACTGCACTATTCGACCATTCGAATGTGACAAGTGCTTTAAGCGATTTATTAAAGAAAAGCATCTCGCTCACCACCAGGAGCGCCCATTCCGGAAGCGCAgatttgtgtgtgtttcgtgCGGACTGGCTTATTTCACGAATACGGCCATGTTGCGTCACGAGAAGCTGTGTctggggaaggaaaagaaaacgccGTGCACTCTGTGTGGAAAGCAGTTCCGGGGGCGGATTTCGATTTTGAACCACATGAGAATTCATCAGCAGGACAAGGTATACCCTTGCACGGTGTGTGGTAAAACGTTTAAGTCGAAATGGGCAGTACCCATTCATATGGTCACGCACTCGACCGAACAACCATTCCGGTGCGATATCTGCCCGGCTAAGTTTAAGCGCGAGGCCTCAATGAAAACCCACGAACGGCGTCACGCGAATCCTTTGCCGCACAAGTGTGACTTTTGCGATGAGTctttcaacaacaacgcggCCCGCAAATACCATCGTCTGACCGTTCACGAGGGATTGGATCCGTACCGCTGCGAAGAATGCGGCATCAGCTACAAACGTAAGCTGATGTTAAAACATCATATGGAACGCGTGCATGGGCACCAAGCGAGATAA